The following are encoded together in the Mammaliicoccus vitulinus genome:
- a CDS encoding PTS fructose transporter subunit IIB: MNIVSICACTVGIAHTYIAAEKLEKAAEKKGHSIKIETQGTIGIENELSEEDIKQADVVLLAVDVKVSAKERFEGKKIIEIPTDVAIKSPNKLIEKIEQISEQ; encoded by the coding sequence ATGAATATCGTAAGTATTTGTGCTTGTACTGTAGGGATAGCACACACATATATTGCAGCTGAAAAACTAGAAAAAGCAGCAGAAAAGAAAGGACACAGTATTAAAATCGAAACACAAGGAACGATTGGTATTGAAAATGAATTGAGTGAAGAAGACATTAAACAAGCAGATGTCGTGTTGTTGGCTGTAGATGTAAAAGTAAGTGCTAAAGAAAGATTTGAAGGAAAAAAAATAATCGAAATACCGACAGATGTAGCGATAAAATCTCCAAATAAACTTATAGAAAAAATTGAACAAATATCAGAACAATAA
- a CDS encoding BglG family transcription antiterminator — MKGDNQEKLISYLLNAHSFVDSSSLAKHLDVSTKTIYRLVKRINNFYKEPLIISEKGKGYRIDDREYIEQHEIGQFHQNDLLSPIERRNMITKELLLISPKTISLFNIFERYYISESVLNTDEKKIEEMLKQFNLKLERKKRHLSIKGAESNIRHALLELIGEGKLANLSAYNGMDQTEDRDSHFVQEQINTIENYKGIIIPYPYNVNIFSHLYILIMRFRKRGVINGDKNRETQEIMKLKNEYQSFYRMSDMVIGNIEKYLHTQLPQNERIYLFEYLISSRFETQNIQNNEEDMKYSKDVIDITNALIKGASHELNHSFKNADLEQQLLKHVKPMLNRIEHGLIVKNTLIGQIKIEYPLVFKVISNISEQISEHYSIKKINQDEIGFLTLYFAKELERNPVKIRTLITCTTGIGTSELLKTKIDRNVPEIEIVDVKSSFDLTQEDLKKIDLIISTVHIPDVEAIPLVVISAMFNKNDQIKLRKMIEMIGDINE; from the coding sequence ATGAAAGGAGATAATCAAGAGAAGTTAATTAGTTATTTACTTAATGCGCATTCTTTTGTCGATTCGAGTAGTTTAGCAAAGCATCTTGATGTATCAACAAAAACGATTTATCGACTTGTTAAACGTATAAATAATTTTTATAAAGAACCCCTTATTATTTCTGAAAAGGGTAAAGGATATCGCATTGATGACAGAGAATATATAGAACAACATGAGATTGGTCAGTTTCATCAAAATGATTTACTTTCTCCTATTGAAAGACGAAATATGATAACAAAAGAATTATTGTTAATCTCCCCTAAAACGATATCACTTTTTAATATTTTTGAACGTTATTATATTTCTGAAAGTGTCTTAAATACAGATGAGAAAAAAATTGAAGAGATGTTGAAACAATTTAATCTAAAATTGGAAAGAAAAAAACGTCATTTATCTATAAAGGGTGCAGAAAGTAATATACGCCATGCGCTATTAGAACTGATTGGGGAAGGGAAATTAGCAAATTTATCAGCATATAATGGCATGGATCAAACAGAAGATAGGGATTCACATTTTGTTCAAGAACAGATTAACACGATTGAAAATTATAAAGGTATTATTATTCCTTATCCATATAACGTAAATATATTTTCTCATTTATATATTCTGATAATGCGTTTCAGAAAAAGAGGCGTTATAAACGGCGATAAAAATAGAGAAACCCAAGAAATAATGAAATTGAAAAATGAATATCAATCTTTTTATAGAATGAGTGATATGGTGATTGGCAATATTGAGAAGTACTTACATACTCAATTGCCCCAAAATGAAAGAATCTATCTATTTGAATACTTGATTTCATCTAGATTTGAGACGCAAAATATTCAAAATAATGAAGAAGATATGAAATATTCAAAAGATGTTATCGATATAACCAATGCCTTAATCAAAGGTGCAAGTCATGAATTAAATCATTCTTTCAAAAATGCCGATTTAGAACAGCAGTTGCTTAAACATGTTAAACCGATGCTTAATAGGATTGAACATGGATTAATTGTAAAAAACACTTTAATAGGTCAGATAAAAATTGAATATCCACTCGTCTTTAAAGTAATAAGCAACATATCAGAACAAATATCAGAACATTATTCTATCAAGAAAATAAACCAAGATGAAATAGGATTTTTAACATTATATTTTGCTAAGGAGCTTGAGAGAAACCCAGTAAAAATACGAACGTTAATTACTTGTACAACTGGTATAGGTACTTCAGAACTTTTGAAAACAAAAATAGATAGAAATGTCCCGGAAATAGAGATTGTAGATGTTAAATCTTCATTTGATTTAACGCAAGAGGATTTAAAAAAGATAGATTTAATTATTTCAACTGTTCATATTCCTGATGTAGAAGCTATTCCACTCGTTGTTATAAGCGCAATGTTTAATAAGAATGATCAAATTAAGCTGCGTAAGATGATAGAAATGATAGGTGATATAAATGAATAA
- a CDS encoding LysR family transcriptional regulator has product MEDKLKILKVIVEEDGFTKAAEKLFKSQPSISRDIKTLEEKYQIKIFENTRKQIILTEEGRELYNYACQLAILDEQLYTKINQHKEEVKGKFVIGTSHTFGQSMLLDLTIHLQTKYPKLNIHIYVYNSADILSRLKDYSIDLGIIEKPVIDDKISSEVLTRDKLLLVKNKKINENVNDMRCYVRETGSGIRYYQDMLLQQLNLTSRKVVINDNQLILELVKQNMGYTILSNFSIKSFDEEFITTTDLDLYRNFFIVSNKARYKTNKYNTIIDEIKSYNFR; this is encoded by the coding sequence TTGGAAGATAAATTGAAGATATTAAAAGTCATAGTAGAAGAAGACGGTTTTACAAAGGCCGCAGAAAAACTATTTAAGTCCCAACCGTCCATAAGTAGAGATATCAAAACACTTGAAGAAAAGTATCAAATTAAAATATTTGAAAATACTAGAAAGCAAATCATATTAACAGAAGAAGGTAGAGAGCTATACAATTATGCATGCCAATTAGCGATATTAGATGAACAATTATATACAAAAATTAATCAACATAAAGAAGAAGTGAAAGGGAAGTTTGTAATAGGAACAAGTCATACATTTGGACAGTCCATGTTGTTAGATTTAACCATTCACTTGCAAACAAAGTATCCAAAATTAAATATACATATATATGTATATAATTCAGCAGATATTTTAAGTCGCTTAAAAGATTACTCCATAGATTTAGGGATCATTGAGAAGCCAGTAATAGACGACAAAATAAGTAGCGAAGTATTAACAAGAGATAAGTTATTACTTGTGAAAAATAAAAAGATCAATGAAAACGTCAATGATATGAGATGTTATGTCAGAGAAACAGGCTCTGGCATTAGATATTATCAAGATATGTTATTACAACAACTTAACCTCACGTCACGTAAAGTCGTCATAAATGATAACCAATTAATTTTAGAACTCGTTAAACAAAATATGGGTTATACAATATTGTCTAATTTCTCCATTAAGTCATTTGATGAAGAATTTATAACGACAACGGATTTAGACTTATATCGCAATTTCTTCATCGTATCTAACAAAGCAAGGTACAAAACAAATAAATACAATACGATCATAGATGAAATTAAGTCATATAACTTTAGGTAG
- a CDS encoding YeiH family protein: MGIQMNKNFLLGVGFTFIIAIVSILLSNLPILNKVGALAIAIITAIMYRHFKGYPTQIESGIAFSSKKLLRLAIILYGLKLNLSTIIHQGSTLLIFDVGVVAFAICFMILLNKIIKGDKNLVLLLGIGTGVCGAAAIAAISPILKSKERDIGISVGLVAIMGTIFSLTYTLLFALFPMDPTAYGIWSGASLHEIAHVILAADAGGSEALSIGLLTKLGRVFLLIPLSIIFLVIVNRKKSNKVAQKIDFPYFLIGFLIMSAVNTFVDIPEGVLNVMSTFTTLILIMAMVGLGLNVSFSDLRTKALKPMIAMAITSVVLSVITYFVAGIL, from the coding sequence ATGGGCATTCAAATGAACAAAAATTTCTTATTAGGTGTCGGATTCACATTTATTATAGCTATTGTAAGTATTTTGTTATCTAACTTACCTATTTTGAATAAAGTTGGCGCTTTAGCAATCGCCATCATAACAGCAATTATGTATAGACATTTTAAAGGTTACCCAACACAAATCGAATCGGGTATCGCTTTTTCTTCTAAGAAACTTTTAAGACTCGCCATTATACTTTATGGGTTAAAACTTAATTTATCTACGATTATTCATCAAGGAAGTACACTTTTAATATTTGATGTAGGTGTTGTCGCTTTTGCGATATGTTTTATGATTTTGCTTAATAAAATCATTAAAGGTGATAAAAACTTAGTATTATTATTAGGGATTGGTACGGGTGTATGTGGTGCAGCGGCTATTGCGGCAATATCACCAATATTAAAATCTAAAGAGCGTGATATTGGTATAAGTGTTGGTCTAGTTGCGATTATGGGAACGATTTTTTCATTAACTTATACATTATTATTCGCTTTATTTCCTATGGATCCAACAGCTTATGGTATTTGGTCGGGCGCCAGTTTACATGAGATCGCACATGTCATATTAGCTGCTGATGCAGGTGGTTCAGAGGCACTTAGTATCGGGCTATTAACTAAATTGGGGAGAGTATTCTTACTTATTCCTTTAAGCATTATTTTCTTAGTTATCGTAAATAGAAAGAAATCTAATAAAGTTGCTCAAAAAATTGATTTTCCTTACTTCTTAATTGGCTTTTTAATAATGAGTGCTGTTAATACATTTGTGGACATTCCAGAAGGCGTCTTAAATGTTATGAGCACGTTTACTACATTAATCTTAATTATGGCAATGGTAGGCTTAGGGTTAAATGTATCATTCAGCGACTTAAGAACAAAAGCGCTCAAACCAATGATTGCTATGGCGATTACATCAGTCGTACTTTCAGTCATCACATATTTTGTAGCTGGCATTTTATAA
- a CDS encoding PTS sugar transporter subunit IIA, with translation MNKNLFHEIQTKNTLYQDVIKEIGHQLKKDNTIKSHDNYFQEVLSREKDGNIEIFPEVILPHIQSENILETTIYLIKGKNDLIKWHNKPLKLIILLNLKPNEDPEVLIEIQTFMRNLAEESYVETLIK, from the coding sequence ATGAATAAAAATCTTTTTCACGAAATCCAAACTAAAAATACATTGTATCAAGATGTTATTAAAGAAATAGGACATCAATTGAAAAAAGATAACACGATTAAGTCACATGATAATTATTTTCAAGAAGTGTTAAGTAGAGAAAAGGATGGAAATATAGAGATTTTTCCAGAAGTGATATTACCACACATTCAAAGTGAAAATATTTTAGAAACTACAATTTATTTGATAAAGGGTAAAAATGACTTAATCAAGTGGCACAACAAGCCATTGAAATTAATCATATTATTAAATCTTAAACCGAATGAAGATCCAGAAGTGTTAATAGAAATACAAACGTTCATGAGAAATTTAGCAGAAGAAAGTTATGTAGAAACATTAATTAAATAG
- a CDS encoding PTS sugar transporter subunit IIA: MNLKDVIDEKTILTELETSSREETLETLVHLFKQENYINDQKNFLDAVYKREAEGVTGIGDLVAIPHGKSKSVDKVGIAIAILKDVVDWPSLDDKGAKVVILLAVGEDNDNSKEHLKLLSLIARRLSNDEIIEQLLNSKEKSEVVSILSN; this comes from the coding sequence ATGAATTTAAAAGATGTTATTGATGAAAAAACGATTTTAACTGAATTAGAAACAAGTAGTAGAGAAGAAACATTAGAAACGTTAGTTCATTTATTTAAACAAGAAAATTATATAAATGATCAAAAAAACTTTTTAGATGCTGTATATAAAAGAGAAGCGGAAGGTGTCACAGGTATAGGTGATTTAGTAGCAATTCCTCATGGGAAAAGCAAAAGCGTAGATAAAGTTGGTATTGCAATCGCAATATTGAAAGATGTTGTAGATTGGCCATCATTAGATGACAAAGGTGCCAAAGTTGTTATCTTGCTTGCGGTCGGAGAAGATAATGACAATTCTAAAGAACATTTAAAATTATTATCATTGATTGCCCGTAGACTAAGTAATGATGAAATAATTGAACAATTATTAAATTCAAAAGAAAAATCAGAAGTTGTATCGATTTTATCAAACTGA